One segment of Anastrepha obliqua isolate idAnaObli1 chromosome 3, idAnaObli1_1.0, whole genome shotgun sequence DNA contains the following:
- the LOC129242616 gene encoding uncharacterized protein LOC129242616 gives MQRFGCQRPLLILALFGFVCLSLAGFVSAVTQINQDSYSSTVVGDVVVFRNKTTWQCDRVFCPIDTEQCVVTKSMSPDSSTVLIRRNICLSSKNDALIDTTFNETVEPNTNVELRLVSTKSGSYVNGGSSSDINIADVNQINEKIQKDVENIIRQSTQNAQLNLRRAQNEARRSMQEAHRDIQKTTEEVLRSLQETHREVQRAQFEAAQSLRNVPFWGWW, from the exons ATGCAACGATTCGGATGTCAACGCCCTTTACTTATTTTGGCACTTTTTGGATTCGTTTGTTTGAGTCTCGCCGGTTTCGTAAGCGCTGTAACTCAAATCAACCAAGATAGCTATAGTAGCACCGTAGTTGGAGATGTGGTCGTATTCAGAAATAAAA CTACTTGGCAGTGTGATCGCGTTTTCTGTCCAATAGATACGGAGCAATGTGTGGTAACAAAGTCTATGTCGCCTGATAGTTCAACGGTGCTGATACGGAGAAATATTTGCTTGTCGTCAAAAAACGATGCTCTCATTGATACAACTTTTAATGAAACAGTGGAGCCAAATACAAATGTTGAATTAAGATTGGTTAGTACGAAAAGTGGTTCGTATGTTAACGGAGGATCATCTAGCGACATTAACATCGCGGACGTGAATCAGATtaacgaaaaaattcaaaaagatgtCGAGAACATTATACGGCAAAGTACGCAGAATGCACAATTAAACCTTCGGAGAGCACAGAATGAAGCACGAAGAAGTATGCAGGAAGCACACCGCGATATTCAGAAAACAACAGAGGAAGTTCTAAGAAGCCTACAGGAAACACATCGCGAAGTTCAGCGGGCACAATTCGAAGCAGCGCAATCTCTCAGAAACGTGCCCTTCTGGGGGTGGTGGTAA